Proteins from a single region of Dictyostelium discoideum AX4 chromosome 5 chromosome, whole genome shotgun sequence:
- the sibC gene encoding type A von Willebrand factor domain-containing protein (Similar to VWFA) gives MNKLFYLFILIASLFILTDASHFRFGTISWQPTTDYRTIKFTSNFAYRTTFFYSSTSSIKVGNLVNVGTLNFGSGVGSVTVSVTVTDFDVKNNWFTGTFTTTKAYPAQNSGTIREYTAIFTSCCRISSLLNNKDASWNITTSVQIDNKNELSMVNWSPVSGMIPIVQVVANKNNNFRVIASDQNVQNADSSALTFSFSKVYTMTQPSGMTIDSKGNCYFLPTQIGLYSTQIYILDSRGAYIVVDFILQSVAEPGTCDPTCSNAGTACNQNSQCKGCTNSGSTTIDTCTTSNYPPDFVSPPTPDDGDTKLFPIGASTSLTFSCKTIMSGRSTTIQTANLPVGVTTKTPVTGATSNTTITWTPTTANTGSYVVSLVCSDSTGLTSSVRSFTILVAKPDCGNGGYTESGVCKCVDNWDPASKCFECKDGYYGENCVAVPPCVNGVPNSGINGDGKCLCSNGWTGADCSISSSQSCKDLSNSNTSISYSNPSFVNPTKVQVYLTSTPNYEVPTIVSIPNPINNLDVYVLVDANLASTTAFGYIKSGMSTFVSNIENICETAQFGIGYFSDYTPSPISFSPSQVMGSPIAAAIGLYKPATYSTTSNGNSLLAATDAASASVGWNSGSFKVIVIITDSDHSSSSAQITAFTNKFIGKSIVPVVVSFGASSMTNWNSALTSAGFGSVVTASGTSASDWSAKANTGVKNVLSKIVYKSDPTATGSSFVSSVPSTVTVSSSSSTQQTVNGLKLSLPSGTTIVSPVATISAMGYGQTDISINYNRPPVATSGSFSVNQNSLATFKLTGTDPDANILQFKFTTFLTANAGVITDSNGKDVSKQQSNYYAASEIFTYTPFENYLASNTIRFVAFDGCVESNTYATISITINKVNQLPECSSISSTITTTLNTQSTFSMTATDFEDASPFLQFTKPTDLTAYGTFTYKGASITSSTKITTGDSVIFTQTVNPKNDATVTLEFRAIDTSNAFSQASCSVSFKIQHANVAPVSSSTSPISVIPRGSVSLTLVSTDSDSTKALFTITAIKNGNNGNFYTCSTNDCSCTSGSSDSTIISLKDQFSGISYSSTKANKLICFTNGEPSAISNYASISFTSTDDEGLESNTVSVVVNIVGDRANVAPVVTKIQDYSVYQDYLDSDAHVVTGTDADIDDYNPPNVNNLIAIITTPPSNGILVTVQNGNNVATQGNAPFTHYYRPNPGFKGTDSYSYQVMDTFKETSSVESTTVTVNPINHKPTLTVNSYSFTSQSGAGETQTLVTYDFDGDNVLCSVQAAPKQISMYDSENELITTLPKSLSSNSYSFKLLDASKISPTPFSSFSDSFIISCKDDSKLTTPYGVLSTGNVTGFVQFTYINTPPTTKGIQVELDQDTTEPFTFNGTDIESPSDLKAKIYALPANGQLLNGNVVLTSKLIGEETYELDALSYKPNAGLSNWNTIDNIGPLDSIPYSVVDQQGLVSDSDVVTFSVRPRNPPVYTGADVIDVLQNTRYPLNVQGKVGNGGSEVNIQVLKFSGRGTLSIAHSMGSEGTMDTEITSYPNSQTGSTSYNFAYMPPHNEYGNDFDFIEFKLFDGDLYSELYTITVNVIHVNQPPTIQLISYKVLDDTSKDNGEVLFDSTYIVNMNINTSVLIKYTGSDVDVDQVTPLLSTVTTALRGTLYTKDETVPDLKGSIIDRNHTTVEQSSDGYYYVVYSPVPDSSGNSYVRIPFFMTDNGGLDSPTLTAVINVNRYNIPPFVLAGNKTYSTTTKLALSVENVQFDDPDSGKSNNVSIVVSIVGENDENVASLEDIKISLKRMQNCELHTSLASISCLDTKSALNESIQTITVNAVTAGNYRLKLFVDDLGYNAPSAIRAQSHMNATGYVDVTFEEAETTTQTNDNKTVLTGAIAGAAAGTALIAAAAWRLLRKAAPPTDTFFSEAAFLGDGVSSNPLYEQSASAAENPLYQSASDTTD, from the exons atgaataaattattttacctatttattttaatagcTTCACTTTTTATATTAACTGATG cATCACATTTCCGTTTTGGTACAATTAGTTGGCAACCAACAACAGATTATAGAACCATCAAATTCACATCAAACTTTGCATATAGAACAACCTTTTTCtattcatcaacatcaagtATTAAGGTTGGAAATTTAGTTAATGTTGGTACATTAAATTTTGGAAGTGGTGTTGGATCAGTAACAGTCTCTGTTACAGTTACAGATTTTgatgttaaaaataattggttcACAGGTACTTTCACGACAACCAAAGCTTATCCAGCTCAAAACTCTGGAACAATTAGAGAATATACCGCCATTTTCACAAGTTGTTGTAGAATTAGttctcttttaaataataaagatgcATCATGGAATATTACAACAAGTGTACAAAtcgataataaaaatgaattgtCAATGGTAAATTGGTCACCAGTATCTGGTATGATTCCAATCGTTCAAGTAGTtgcaaataaaaacaataacttCCGTGTTATTGCATCCGATCAAAATGTTCAAAATGCAGACTCATCAGCACTCACTTTCTCCTTTTCAAAAGTTTATACAATGACTCAACCAAGTGGTATGACAATTGATTCCAAAGGTAACTGTTATTTCCTTCCAACTCAAATTGGTCTTTATTCAActcaaatttatattttagatTCAAGAGGTGCCTACATTGTTGTGGATTTCATTCTTCAATCAGTTGCTGAACCTGGTACTTGTGATCCAACATGTTCAAACGCTGGTACAGCATGTAATCAAAACTCTCAATGTAAAGGTTGCACAAACAGTGGTTCAACCACAATCGATACTTGTACTACTAGTAATTACCCACCAGATTTTGTCTCTCCACCAACTCCAGATGATGGTGATACAAAATTATTCCCAATTGGTGCCTCTACAAGTTTAACTTTCTCTTGTAAAACTATTATGTCTGGAAGATCAACAACCATTCAAACTGCAAATCTTCCAGTTGGTGTCACTACCAAAACTCCTGTTACAGGTGCCACCTCCAATACAACCATTACATGGACACCAACAACTGCAAATACCGGTTCATATGTTGTTTCTCTTGTTTGCTCGGATTCAACTGGTTTAACATCATCGGTTCGTTCTTTTACAATTTTAGTGGCTAAACCAGATtgtggtaatggtggttATACAGAGAGTGGTGTTTGTAAATGTGTTGATAATTGGGATCCAGCATCTAAATGTTTTGAATGTAAAGATGGTTATTATGGTGAAAATTGTGTTGCCGTTCCACCTTGTGTAAATGGTGTTCCAAATAGTGGTAttaatggtgatggtaaATGTTTATGTTCTAATGGTTGGACTGGTGCCGATTGCAGTATTTCATCATCTCAAAGTTGtaaagatttatcaaatagCAACACCTCAATCTCATACAGTAATCCATCATTTGTTAATCCAACCAAAGTTCAAGTTTATCTCACAAGTACACCAAACTATGAAGTACCAACTATTGTTAGTATTCCAAACCCAATTAATAATCTCGATGTTTACGTTTTAGTTGATGCCAATCTTGCTTCAACTACTGCCTTTGGTTATATTAAATCTGGTATGTCAACATTTGTTTCAaacattgaaaatatttgtGAAACCGCTCAATTTGGTATTGGTTATTTCTCTGATTACACCCCAtcaccaatttcatttaGTCCATCACAAGTTATGGGTAGTCCAATTGCTGCAGCCATTGGACTTTATAAACCAGCAACTTATTCAACCACTTCTAATGGAAATTCACTCTTGGCTGCTACTGATGCTGCAAGTGCTTCAGTTGGTTGGAATTCTGGTTCATTCAAAGTTATTGTTATCATTACCGATAGTGATCATTCATCTAGTTCAGCACAAATCACTGCATTCACAAATAAATTCATTGGAAAATCAATTGTACCAGTGGTCGTTAGTTTTGGTGCCTCATCTATGACTAATTGGAATTCAGCTCTCACTTCAGCTGGTTTTGGTAGTGTTGTTACCGCTTCAGGAACATCAGCTAGTGATTGGTCTGCTAAAGCTAATACTGGTGTAAAGAATGTTTTATCCAAAATCGTTTATAAATCTGATCCAACTGCAACTGGTTCTTCATTTGTTTCAAGTGTCCCATCAACTGTTACagtttcatcatcttcatcaactCAACAAACTGTCAATGGTCTTAAATTATCACTTCCATCAGGTACAACAATTGTTTCACCAGTTGCTACAATTTCTGCAATGGGTTATGGTCAAACTGATATTTCAATCAATTACAATCGTCCACCAGTTGCAACTTCAGGTTCATTCTCTGTCAATCAAAATTCATTAGCCACTTTCAAATTAACAGGTACTGATCCAGATGCAAATATTTTACAATTCAAATTCACTACATTCTTAACAGCTAATGCTGGTGTTATTACCGATAGCAATGGTAAAGATGTTTCaaaacaacaatcaaattattatgCAGCCTCTGAAATTTTCACCTATACACCGTTCGAAAATTATTTAGCCTCAAATACTATTAGATTTGTTGCTTTTGATGGTTGTGTCGAAAGTAATACCTATGCAACAATTTcaatcaccatcaacaaaGTAAATCAATTACCAGAATgttcatcaatttcatcaacaatcacaacaacctTAAATACCCAATCAACATTCAGTATGACTGCAACTGATTTTGAAGACGCCTCACCATTCCTCCAATTTACTAAACCAACTGATTTAACTGCCTACGGTACATTCACTTACAAAGGTGCTTCTATTACTTCATCAACTAAAATTACAACTGGAGATAGTGTTATTTTCACTCAAACTGTTAATCCAAAAAATGATGCCACTGTTACATTAGAATTTAGAGCTATTGATACATCAAATGCATTCTCACAAGCTTCTTGTTCAGTTTCTTTCAAGATTCAACATGCAAATGTAGCACCagtttcatcatcaacatcaccaatttCAGTAATTCCAAGAGGTTCTGTTTCATTAACTTTGGTATCAACTGATTCAGATTCCACAAAAGCATTATTCACCATTACTgcaattaaaaatggtaataatggtaatttcTACACCTGTTCAACTAATGATTGTTCATGTACTTCTGGTTCATCTGATAGCACCATTATTTCTCTTAAAGATCAATTCTCTGGTATCTCATACTCTTCAACAAAAGCCAATAAACTTATTTGTTTCACCAATGGAGAACCTTCcgcaatttcaaattatgcATCCATTTCATTCACATCAACTGATGATGAAGGTTTAGAATCAAACACTGTCTCTGTTGTTGTAAATATTGTTGGAGATCGTGCCAATGTTGCACCAGTTGTAACTAAAATTCAAGATTACAGTGTTTATCAAGATTATTTAGATTCTGATGCACATGTTGTAACTGGTACCGATGCTGATATCGATGATTACAATCCACcaaatgttaataatttaattgctattattaccactCCACCATCAAATGGTATTTTAGTTACTGTCCAAAATGGTAACAACGTTGCCACTCAAGGAAACGCACCATTCACTCATTACTATAGACCAAATCCTGGTTTCAAGGGTACTGATAGTTATTCATATCAAGTTATGGATACTTTCAAAGAAACGTCATCAGTTGAAAGTACAACCGTCACTGTTAACCCAATTAATCATAAACCAACTTTAACAGTCAATTCCTACTCATTCACATCTCAAAGTGGTGCTGGTGAAACTCAAACATTGGTTACCTATGAttttgatggtgataatgtATTATGTTCAGTTCAAGCAGCTCCAAAGCAAATCAGTATGTACGATTcagaaaatgaattaattaccACCCTTCCAAAATCGCTCTCAAGCAATAGTTATAGTTTCAAATTATTGGATGCATCTAAAATTTCACCAACTCCATTCAGTAGTTTCTCTGATTCCTTTATAATTAGCTGTAAAGATGATTCTAAATTAACCACTCCATATGGTGTATTATCAACTGGTAATGTAACTGGTTTTGTCCAATTTACCTATATTAACACTCCACCAACTACAAAAGGTATTCAAGTTGAACTCGATCAAGATACAACCGAACCATTCACATTCAATGGTACTGATATTGAATCGCCATCAGACCTCAAAGCTAAGATTTATGCTCTCCCAGCCAATGGTCAACTTTTGAATGGTAATGTTGTTCTTAcatcaaaattaattggtgaagAAACTTACGAATTAGATGCTCTTTCATACAAACCAAATGCGGGTCTTTCCAATTGGAATACCATTGATAACATTGGTCCATTAGATTCAATTCCATACTCTGTTGTTGATCAACAAGGTCTTGTATCAGATTCAGACGTAGTTACCTTTAGTGTCAGACCAAGAAATCCACCAGTTTACACCGGAGCCGATGTAATTGATGTTTTACAAAACACTCGTTATCCATTAAACGTTCAAGGTAAAGTTGGAAATGGTGGTTCTGAAGTTAATATTCAAGTTTTGAAATTCTCTGGTAGAGGTACTTTATCAATTGCCCATAGCATGGGTAGCGAAGGTACTATGGATACAGAAATTACATCCTATCCAAATTCACAAACTGGTTCAACCTCTTACAATTTTGCATACATGCCACCACATAATGAATATGGTAATGATTTCGATTTTATTGAATTCAAATTGTTTGATGGTGATCTTTACTCTGAACTTTACACTATCACCGTCAATGTTATTCATGTCAATCAACCACCAACAATCCAATTAATTAGTTACAAGGTTTTAGATGACACTTCCAAAGATAATGGTGAGGTATTATTTGACTCAACCTATATTGTCAATATGAATATCAATACATCCGTTTTAATCAAATACACTGGTagtgatgttgatgttgatcaAGTCACTCCATTACTTTCAACAGTCACCACAGCACTTCGTGGTACTTTATATACCAAAGATGAAACTGTACCAGACTTAAAAGGCTCTATTATTGATCGTAACCATACAACTGTCGAGCAAAGTAGTGATGGCTATTACTATGTTGTATATTCACCTGTCCCGGATTCATCTGGTAATAGCTATGTACGTATTCCATTTTTCATGACAGATAATGGTGGTCTCGATTCACCAACCTTAACAGCAGTTATCAACGTTAACAGATATAACATTCCACCATTTGTTCTTGCCGGAAATAAAACCTATTCCACCACTACCAAGTTAGCCCTTTCAGTTGAAAATGTTCAATTTGATGATCCAGATTCCGGTAAAAGCAATAATGTTTCAATTGTAGTTTCAATTGTtggtgaaaatgatgaaaatgttgCATCACttgaagatattaaaatCTCACTCAAAAGAATGCAAAATTGTGAACTCCACACTTCACTTGCATCTATTTCATGTCTCGATACTAAATCTGCTCTCaatgaatcaattcaaaCAATTACTGTCAATGCTGTAACTGCTGGTAACTATCGTCTTAAACTCTTTGTTGATGATTTAGGTTACAATGCACCATCAGCCATTAGAGCTCAATCACATATGAATGCAACTGGTTATGTTGATGTCACATTTGAAGAAGCAGAAACCACCACTCAAACCAATGACAATAAGACCGTTTTAACAGGTGCTATTGCTGGTGCTGCCGCTGGTACTGCTTTAATTGCTGCCGCAGCTTGGAGATTATTAAGAAAAGCTGCACCACCAACTGATACTTTCTTTAGTGAAGCCGCTTTCCTTGGTGATGGTGTTAGCTCTAATCCACTTTATGAACAATCTGCATCTGCCGCTGAAAATCCACTCTACCAATCTGCCTCTGATACTACTGATTAA